From Drosophila nasuta strain 15112-1781.00 unplaced genomic scaffold, ASM2355853v1 ctg31_pilon, whole genome shotgun sequence, the proteins below share one genomic window:
- the LOC132797915 gene encoding uncharacterized protein LOC132797915, giving the protein MRKEIVRLQRALNQERIRIRALTEDAKTPTGVHRWRILKGEDPQNLSYWKNFKYCKKSGGTL; this is encoded by the exons ATGAGAAAAGAAATTGTTCGACTTCAAAGAGCTTTAAATCAAGAACGCATTCGAATTAGGGCATTAACAGAGGACGCGAAGACACCAACGGGTGTTCATCGGTGGCGAATTTTAAAAGGAGAAGACCCACAAAATTTGAGCTACTGGAAAAACTTCAAGTATTGCAAAA aatcaggagggactctataa